The Microaerobacter geothermalis genome has a window encoding:
- the crcB gene encoding fluoride efflux transporter CrcB, with amino-acid sequence MITYVVTGLAGAVGSLLRYELGLIISNWWIQSFPLATLLANYIGAFFLGWFTTWSTHSSSIPSHIRIGIGTGLIGSFTTFSTFSVETLELVQRGLWGYGIFYVLISLWGGLWLAWSGYRLARKQWEKKENERKKGLEGHSG; translated from the coding sequence ATGATTACTTATGTTGTAACTGGTTTAGCTGGAGCTGTGGGATCACTGCTTCGTTATGAATTAGGTTTGATCATCTCCAATTGGTGGATTCAGTCTTTTCCGCTGGCAACACTTCTGGCCAACTATATTGGAGCATTTTTTCTTGGATGGTTTACAACCTGGTCTACTCATTCTTCCTCAATACCCTCCCATATTCGCATTGGAATAGGCACAGGTTTAATCGGTTCTTTTACTACATTTTCCACCTTCAGTGTTGAAACGTTGGAACTGGTTCAAAGGGGTTTGTGGGGTTACGGGATCTTTTATGTGTTAATTAGTTTATGGGGCGGACTATGGTTGGCCTGGAGCGGATACCGGCTTGCCCGAAAACAATGGGAAAAGAAGGAGAATGAAAGGAAAAAAGGACTGGAGGGACATTCTGGATGA
- the crcB gene encoding fluoride efflux transporter CrcB gives MIWNSLMVALGGCFGAVSRYHVSQWMLKRFPSHFPIGTLFVNLSGSFLLGFLIAADWPASVLLLLGTGFMGAFTTFSTLKVESIQLARKKEWRILVIYLGATYTIGVLLAFLGYLGGKYIF, from the coding sequence ATGATATGGAACAGCTTGATGGTGGCTTTGGGAGGGTGTTTTGGAGCCGTTTCACGATATCATGTCAGTCAATGGATGTTGAAACGATTTCCTTCCCATTTCCCTATCGGAACTCTATTTGTAAATTTATCAGGTTCATTTCTTCTGGGTTTTCTCATTGCGGCAGATTGGCCAGCTTCTGTCCTGCTGCTACTTGGAACAGGATTTATGGGAGCTTTTACTACTTTTTCTACTCTAAAGGTAGAAAGCATCCAGTTAGCAAGAAAAAAAGAGTGGAGAATCCTGGTGATTTACCTGGGCGCTACGTACACAATTGGTGTTCTGCTTGCTTTTTTGGGATATTTAGGTGGCAAGTATATTTTTTAA
- a CDS encoding YjcZ family sporulation protein: MVEDNRERGIKMSGIFNDEFTLVLVLFILLVIVGASD; encoded by the coding sequence ATGGTAGAAGATAATAGGGAAAGGGGGATTAAGATGAGCGGAATTTTTAACGATGAATTTACTTTGGTTCTGGTGTTGTTCATCCTGCTCGTCATTGTGGGGGCATCTGATTGA
- a CDS encoding PTS transporter subunit IIC encodes MKAFLERKNIKLSAERYFITSLNYMALGLFSSLIIGLILKVIGEQSGWNWLVESGKLAMSMMGPAIGVAVAFGLEAPPLVIFSSVITGLAGAQLGGPAGSFVAAVFGAEFGKMVSKETKVDIIVTPMVTILVGLMVARLIGPGIDQLMKSLGLFIMWATELRPILMGILVATVMGLALTAPISSAAIAIMLDLKGLAAGAATVGCAAQMIGFAVSSYRENGIGGLLAQGLGTSMIQIPNIVRNPWILLPPTVAGAILGPMATTWFQMENVPTGAGMGTSGLVGQFGTVAAMGLSSEVIVKILLLQFFLPALISLIFSELLRKWGKIKYGDMTLRG; translated from the coding sequence ATGAAGGCATTTTTAGAGAGAAAAAATATAAAATTGTCTGCCGAAAGATATTTTATTACATCATTAAACTATATGGCACTTGGCCTGTTTTCCTCTTTAATCATTGGTCTAATCTTAAAAGTAATCGGGGAACAGTCAGGCTGGAATTGGCTGGTTGAGAGTGGAAAATTAGCCATGTCTATGATGGGTCCGGCCATTGGAGTGGCGGTAGCTTTCGGTTTAGAGGCTCCGCCGTTGGTTATTTTCTCATCTGTAATTACTGGATTGGCGGGAGCCCAATTGGGAGGACCGGCAGGAAGCTTTGTTGCAGCAGTATTTGGAGCGGAATTTGGAAAAATGGTATCCAAGGAAACGAAGGTGGATATCATTGTCACACCGATGGTCACGATTTTGGTGGGTCTAATGGTGGCACGTCTGATTGGCCCGGGAATCGACCAGTTGATGAAAAGCTTGGGATTATTTATCATGTGGGCTACAGAACTGCGCCCCATACTCATGGGAATTTTGGTGGCAACGGTGATGGGACTTGCCCTCACAGCACCGATATCCAGTGCAGCCATCGCGATTATGCTTGATTTAAAAGGGTTGGCCGCAGGAGCTGCTACAGTGGGCTGTGCTGCCCAAATGATCGGATTTGCCGTCAGCAGCTACCGGGAAAATGGAATAGGAGGGCTTCTTGCTCAAGGCTTGGGAACCTCCATGATTCAAATTCCAAACATCGTTAGAAATCCCTGGATCCTGCTCCCTCCCACGGTTGCCGGGGCAATTCTGGGCCCCATGGCTACCACGTGGTTTCAGATGGAGAATGTACCGACAGGGGCTGGAATGGGAACCAGTGGATTAGTGGGACAATTTGGCACTGTTGCCGCTATGGGTCTCTCATCTGAAGTGATAGTTAAAATCTTGTTGCTTCAATTTTTCCTTCCGGCTCTTATCTCACTGATTTTCTCAGAGCTGTTAAGAAAATGGGGAAAAATAAAATACGGGGATATGACCTTACGGGGATAA
- a CDS encoding RluA family pseudouridine synthase — protein sequence MPQIKGKWLEYIIGEEEGGCLLQEVLKEKLLISRRMVNRLTRKEGIKLNGRNPYLKRMVKPGDKIQILVEGGAKSSNLIPEDISFDILYEDEAIIVVNKPPNLMVHPVKLGQSGTLANGLLYHWEKKGVTPGVHPIHRLDKDTSGAILIAKSGYLHQLLDRQLKEGEIIRVYTAVAEGQFLEKKGTITYPIARSTEHPIKRIVSSTGDEAITHYQVVEQYGQGALLRLQLETGRTHQIRIHLSHLGHPLFGDTLYGGRTEWIDRQALHSQSIRFFHPVSKKEMLFEAPLPKDIVQLIENLQKAR from the coding sequence ATGCCGCAGATCAAAGGGAAATGGCTTGAATACATCATAGGGGAAGAGGAAGGGGGATGTCTCCTCCAGGAAGTGTTAAAGGAGAAACTGTTGATCTCCCGACGAATGGTGAACAGACTAACCCGCAAAGAGGGTATCAAATTAAACGGCCGAAATCCTTATTTAAAAAGAATGGTTAAGCCGGGAGATAAAATCCAGATATTAGTAGAGGGAGGAGCAAAAAGCAGCAATTTAATTCCTGAAGACATCTCTTTTGATATTTTGTATGAAGATGAAGCGATCATTGTCGTCAACAAACCGCCCAATTTAATGGTTCATCCGGTGAAATTAGGGCAAAGCGGAACGTTGGCGAATGGGTTGCTTTATCATTGGGAAAAGAAAGGGGTCACGCCTGGTGTTCACCCTATCCACCGTCTGGATAAAGATACCTCGGGAGCCATCTTAATTGCCAAATCGGGATATCTTCACCAATTGTTGGATCGGCAGTTAAAAGAAGGTGAAATCATTCGGGTCTATACCGCCGTTGCTGAGGGACAATTTCTTGAAAAAAAAGGGACCATTACATATCCCATCGCAAGAAGCACAGAACATCCGATTAAAAGAATCGTCTCTTCCACTGGTGATGAAGCCATTACCCATTATCAGGTAGTTGAACAATATGGACAAGGGGCGTTGCTTCGGCTTCAACTGGAAACAGGAAGAACTCATCAAATACGAATTCATTTAAGCCATCTGGGCCACCCACTGTTTGGAGATACTTTGTACGGAGGACGAACAGAATGGATTGATAGACAGGCCCTCCATTCCCAATCCATTCGGTTCTTTCACCCGGTTTCGAAAAAAGAGATGTTATTTGAAGCACCGCTTCCAAAGGATATTGTCCAACTTATAGAAAATCTTCAAAAAGCCCGGTGA
- a CDS encoding diguanylate cyclase domain-containing protein, whose translation MKIKTSLFLFFVVLLILNTGALLITFIHDENMGKKINLAGKQRMLAEEITNQVYQLYLSEPDQIEEQKNEVFTVVRAFDLGLSILETGDIELDISPSRDKEVIAVLKDIRSFWGSYKLKLAEIMNSPLDKEQINHLLNDHNQLISFSNQMVNLLEQEDRQRIETLRWLQGTVLLITIIYILICWVLISRKMSDPIIRLAEYLYDQLSSTDSDSEIKNLLHRLFWSGKKFRELAERDKESNTLTKASFLQGVRELLLQSHLRDESITLCLFNIPSDYEGYEKDFCMVVRSCLRDDDLLGRVDKSRFAILLQKANKKQAEEVMGRILKRIQVYPFTTGSKIKLDNWKVGLSSAPESGVCPERLLAEAERQLNSLESVQTANINIEKAIP comes from the coding sequence TTGAAAATCAAGACATCTCTTTTTTTGTTTTTTGTTGTTTTGTTAATTCTAAATACAGGAGCGTTATTAATCACCTTCATCCACGATGAGAATATGGGAAAGAAGATTAATCTGGCTGGTAAACAGCGGATGCTGGCAGAAGAAATCACGAATCAAGTGTATCAGCTGTATCTATCGGAACCTGATCAAATAGAGGAACAAAAGAATGAAGTGTTTACGGTGGTAAGAGCCTTTGACTTGGGATTGTCCATATTGGAAACAGGAGATATTGAATTGGACATCTCGCCAAGTAGGGATAAAGAAGTGATTGCTGTTCTGAAGGATATCCGAAGTTTTTGGGGAAGTTACAAACTAAAACTGGCTGAAATCATGAATAGCCCCTTGGATAAGGAACAAATCAACCATTTATTAAATGACCATAATCAGCTCATTTCTTTTTCAAATCAAATGGTTAACCTTTTGGAGCAGGAGGACCGTCAAAGAATTGAAACCCTTCGATGGCTTCAGGGGACTGTGCTTCTCATTACAATCATTTACATTCTGATTTGTTGGGTGCTCATTTCCCGGAAAATGTCTGATCCGATCATTCGCTTGGCGGAATATTTATATGACCAGCTATCATCAACGGATTCCGACTCGGAGATCAAAAATCTCCTTCACCGCCTGTTTTGGTCCGGGAAGAAATTTAGGGAACTGGCTGAAAGGGATAAAGAAAGCAATACTCTGACAAAGGCAAGTTTCTTACAAGGAGTTCGGGAGTTGCTTTTACAATCCCATCTTCGGGATGAATCGATAACCTTATGCCTTTTTAATATTCCGTCCGATTACGAAGGATATGAAAAGGATTTTTGCATGGTTGTCAGAAGCTGTTTGAGGGACGATGATTTGTTAGGAAGAGTCGATAAAAGCAGGTTTGCCATCCTGTTGCAAAAAGCAAATAAAAAACAGGCAGAAGAGGTTATGGGAAGAATATTAAAACGAATTCAGGTATATCCCTTTACAACCGGCTCAAAAATCAAACTGGACAACTGGAAGGTGGGTCTTTCGTCTGCACCGGAAAGTGGTGTTTGTCCTGAACGACTGCTGGCAGAAGCTGAGAGGCAATTGAACTCTCTAGAATCGGTTCAAACTGCAAATATAAACATAGAAAAAGCGATTCCCTAA
- a CDS encoding S-layer homology domain-containing protein translates to MKKIVYLLFFLFLFPSLASGAHIPQQTLVYLYGGTTNTYIKQLNITKDKVEIVSPNFFVLNKDGQLTIDVNESLVKYIRETGKKIIPFISNHWNRQSGILALKNQDQIVAQLVKSIVSYDLDGLNYDIENLTESERDLQTQFIKKLADKLQPLGKTVTVAIPPVSGNQSTGWFASFDYEAIGKIADYIYVMTYDQHYEGSPPGPVAGIPWIKESLDYLTKIIPPEKIILGLPFYGRTWSSGSKGKGINYSQIENLISTYGGKPGWDGENQVPYVKLYDKRGNFLYEIWYENERSLTQKLQLVNQYQLAGWGAWRLGQEDPAFWFKVDRYQNNPFRDISTYWGRDAILSLNRLHLINGYQDGTFRPNQTITREEMAQLLKRVMKLPDKKGFPFSDVPMERWSSSSIGTISLYGLMKGYPDGTFKPAHPVTRAELAAILSRSFSFNTSEEKRMFPDIVGHWAEKAISTLQMSGVINGYENGLFKPDQPVTRGEVSAILNRILN, encoded by the coding sequence ATGAAAAAAATTGTATATCTGTTGTTCTTCTTATTTCTTTTTCCATCGTTGGCAAGTGGAGCCCATATTCCTCAGCAAACCCTAGTTTATTTATACGGAGGAACTACTAATACATACATTAAACAATTGAATATCACGAAGGATAAAGTGGAAATTGTTTCACCTAATTTCTTTGTTTTAAATAAGGATGGTCAATTGACAATCGATGTAAATGAAAGCCTTGTTAAGTATATACGAGAAACCGGAAAAAAGATAATTCCTTTTATCAGCAACCATTGGAACAGGCAGTCGGGGATTCTTGCATTAAAAAACCAGGATCAGATTGTGGCGCAACTGGTAAAGTCCATCGTATCCTATGATTTGGATGGCCTCAATTATGATATTGAAAACCTGACAGAGAGTGAAAGGGATTTGCAAACCCAATTCATAAAAAAGCTGGCGGATAAATTACAACCCCTTGGAAAAACAGTGACTGTTGCCATCCCTCCCGTATCAGGAAATCAAAGTACAGGATGGTTCGCGTCCTTCGATTATGAAGCAATCGGAAAGATCGCCGATTACATATATGTGATGACCTATGACCAGCACTATGAAGGGAGCCCACCCGGGCCAGTCGCAGGAATACCCTGGATAAAGGAATCTCTGGATTATCTAACGAAAATCATTCCGCCTGAAAAAATCATCTTGGGCCTTCCTTTTTATGGGCGAACCTGGTCATCCGGCAGCAAAGGAAAAGGAATCAATTATTCTCAAATTGAAAATCTTATCTCGACATACGGCGGCAAGCCCGGCTGGGATGGAGAAAACCAGGTACCCTATGTCAAACTATATGATAAACGTGGAAACTTTCTTTATGAAATTTGGTATGAAAACGAAAGAAGTTTAACCCAAAAATTGCAGTTGGTCAATCAATATCAATTGGCCGGGTGGGGAGCATGGAGATTGGGTCAAGAAGATCCTGCCTTTTGGTTTAAAGTTGATCGATATCAGAATAATCCCTTCCGGGATATTTCAACCTATTGGGGGAGAGATGCGATCCTATCTTTAAACCGGCTCCATCTCATTAATGGATATCAGGATGGCACCTTTAGACCCAACCAAACCATAACAAGAGAAGAAATGGCCCAACTTCTTAAAAGAGTCATGAAGCTTCCGGATAAAAAAGGATTCCCCTTTTCTGACGTTCCCATGGAAAGATGGTCTTCTTCATCCATTGGGACCATCTCCTTATACGGATTGATGAAGGGATATCCTGACGGAACCTTTAAACCGGCACATCCGGTTACCAGAGCCGAATTGGCTGCCATATTAAGTCGCTCATTTTCTTTTAACACAAGCGAAGAAAAAAGAATGTTCCCGGACATTGTGGGCCACTGGGCAGAGAAAGCCATCTCCACCCTCCAGATGTCAGGAGTCATCAATGGATATGAAAACGGCCTGTTTAAACCCGATCAACCCGTTACACGGGGAGAAGTAAGTGCTATTTTAAATCGTATCCTAAATTGA
- a CDS encoding beta-class carbonic anhydrase — MEKRNHPNLLDQILEHNRKFVENKEKFDIPLYHPVSKIPSKQLAVFTCMDTRLVEFLEDALGIRRGDAKVIKNAGNTVTRPFGASIRSLMISIFELGVKEIIVIGHKDCGMAAATAQGLKEKMLNRGISPDAIKVIEDELEQWVDTFHHPIENVHEVVKKIRDNPFIPKDVPVHGLIFCPEDGRVELIVNGYEAMINDEAQ; from the coding sequence TTGGAAAAGAGGAATCATCCAAACCTGTTGGATCAAATTTTGGAGCATAATCGGAAATTTGTTGAAAATAAAGAAAAGTTTGATATTCCTTTGTATCATCCGGTCAGCAAGATTCCTAGCAAACAATTGGCTGTGTTTACCTGTATGGATACTAGGCTGGTTGAGTTTTTGGAGGATGCTTTGGGGATCAGACGTGGAGATGCCAAGGTAATCAAAAATGCCGGCAATACGGTGACTCGTCCTTTTGGAGCCTCTATCCGCAGCTTAATGATATCTATATTTGAATTGGGGGTAAAAGAGATTATCGTGATTGGTCATAAGGATTGCGGAATGGCTGCAGCCACTGCCCAAGGATTAAAGGAAAAAATGTTGAACCGGGGTATTTCACCAGATGCGATCAAAGTGATTGAAGATGAACTGGAGCAATGGGTGGACACCTTTCATCATCCTATTGAAAATGTACATGAAGTGGTAAAAAAGATAAGGGACAACCCATTTATTCCTAAGGATGTCCCTGTTCATGGCTTGATTTTTTGTCCGGAGGATGGTCGTGTGGAATTAATTGTTAATGGCTATGAGGCAATGATAAACGATGAAGCACAGTG